From a single Sediminibacterium sp. KACHI17 genomic region:
- a CDS encoding HAD-IIIA family hydrolase — translation MFQLEHITKDWTLFLDRDGVINHEKNNDYILHKGEFHFYDGVVNALAYLRPLFRYIVLVTNQKGVGKGLMRLEDLQEIHSHMNLEIEKAGGSIDKIYFCSDLSDDSPNRKPNPGMAFQAQQDFPDIDLSKSIMLGNRPSDMRFGRNAGMHTVFVATTHPEVAFPHPDIDLRFSNLPAFAEALSNLRGL, via the coding sequence ATGTTTCAACTGGAGCATATTACAAAAGACTGGACTTTATTTCTTGATCGAGATGGCGTCATCAATCATGAAAAGAACAATGATTACATCTTACACAAGGGTGAGTTTCATTTTTATGATGGCGTAGTCAATGCATTGGCTTATCTCCGACCTTTGTTTCGGTATATTGTTCTTGTCACAAATCAAAAAGGTGTCGGCAAGGGCTTGATGCGTTTGGAAGATCTTCAGGAGATCCACAGTCACATGAACCTTGAAATTGAAAAAGCCGGTGGTAGTATTGACAAGATCTATTTCTGCTCCGATCTTTCCGATGACTCTCCCAATCGCAAACCCAATCCGGGCATGGCTTTTCAGGCACAACAAGATTTTCCGGATATTGATCTTTCCAAAAGTATCATGTTGGGCAATAGACCCAGCGATATGAGATTTGGCAGAAATGCAGGTATGCATACAGTATTTGTAGCCACAACCCATCCGGAAGTTGCGTTTCCTCACCCGGATATTGACCTTCGGTTTTCAAATCTGCCTGCTTTTGCAGAAGCTTTATCAAATTTGAGAGGTCTGTAA
- the lepA gene encoding translation elongation factor 4, which translates to MKQIRNFCIIAHIDHGKSTLADRLLEHTKTITEREMMDQVLDDMDLEREKGITIKSHAIQINYNYKGEQYVLNLIDTPGHVDFSYEVSRALAACEGALLLVDASQGIQAQTISNLYLAIENDLEIIPVINKIDMDGAKIPEVTDQIVDLIGCKQEDILLASGKSGIGIEEILEAIVERIPAPEGDPEAPLQALIFDSVFNSFRGIIVYYRILNGVLKKGDKIRFVASGNDYFADEVGVLKLSMTPKQEVRAGDVGYIITGIKNAKEVKVGDTITLASNPGEMIHGFEEVKPMVFAGIFPVNTDEFEELRDCMDKLQLNDASLTFELETSQALGFGFRCGFLGLLHMEIIQERLEREFNQTVITTVPNVSFNAYTTRGEKIIVNNPAEMPDVVKIDRIEEPFIKAQIITLPDYIGNIMTLCLGKRGILINQSYLTPSRVELIFEMPLTEIVFDFYDKLKSSTRGYASFDYSPIGYREADIVKMDILLNGDKVDALSALIHRSRAQDFGRRLCEKLKELLPKQQFQIAIQAAIGAKVIARENISAMRKDVTAKCYGGDISRKRKLLEKQKEGKKRMRQIGNVEVPQEAFLAVLKLD; encoded by the coding sequence ATGAAGCAAATCAGGAATTTTTGCATTATCGCACATATCGACCATGGGAAAAGTACGCTGGCAGACAGATTGTTAGAGCATACCAAGACCATTACTGAGCGTGAGATGATGGACCAGGTACTGGATGATATGGACCTGGAACGTGAAAAGGGGATTACCATTAAGAGTCACGCCATTCAGATCAATTATAATTATAAAGGGGAGCAGTATGTGCTCAACCTGATCGATACTCCCGGACACGTGGATTTCAGTTATGAAGTGAGCCGTGCATTAGCGGCCTGTGAGGGTGCTTTATTGTTGGTAGATGCATCTCAGGGTATCCAGGCACAAACAATCAGTAATTTATACCTGGCGATTGAAAATGATCTGGAGATCATTCCTGTGATCAATAAGATCGATATGGATGGGGCTAAGATCCCTGAAGTAACAGATCAGATCGTTGATTTGATCGGTTGTAAACAAGAAGATATTCTTTTAGCAAGTGGTAAATCAGGAATCGGTATCGAAGAAATTCTGGAAGCCATTGTAGAACGTATTCCGGCTCCGGAAGGTGATCCTGAAGCGCCGCTACAAGCTTTGATCTTTGATAGTGTATTCAATAGTTTTCGTGGGATCATCGTTTATTACCGTATTCTGAATGGAGTATTGAAGAAAGGCGATAAGATCAGATTTGTGGCCAGTGGCAATGATTATTTTGCGGATGAGGTAGGTGTATTGAAACTGAGCATGACTCCTAAACAGGAAGTGCGTGCAGGGGATGTAGGATATATCATTACGGGTATTAAGAATGCCAAAGAAGTGAAAGTGGGTGATACCATTACACTGGCAAGTAATCCCGGTGAAATGATCCACGGTTTTGAAGAAGTAAAGCCCATGGTATTTGCGGGTATCTTCCCGGTGAATACAGATGAATTTGAGGAGTTGCGTGATTGTATGGACAAACTCCAATTGAATGACGCTTCACTCACTTTTGAACTGGAAACTTCGCAAGCCCTTGGGTTTGGTTTCCGATGCGGGTTCTTAGGGTTACTCCATATGGAGATCATTCAGGAAAGATTGGAACGTGAGTTCAATCAAACGGTGATCACAACCGTACCGAACGTAAGCTTCAATGCATACACTACCCGAGGTGAAAAGATCATCGTGAATAATCCGGCTGAAATGCCTGATGTAGTAAAGATCGATCGCATCGAAGAACCATTTATCAAAGCACAGATCATCACACTGCCTGATTATATCGGTAACATCATGACCCTTTGTTTGGGTAAACGTGGTATTCTCATCAATCAAAGTTATCTCACACCTTCACGTGTGGAATTGATTTTTGAAATGCCATTGACTGAGATCGTATTTGATTTCTACGATAAGCTGAAAAGTTCAACTCGTGGTTATGCATCCTTCGATTATAGTCCGATCGGCTATCGTGAAGCAGATATTGTGAAGATGGATATCTTATTGAACGGTGATAAAGTAGATGCTTTAAGTGCATTGATTCACCGCAGTCGCGCACAGGATTTTGGTCGCAGACTTTGTGAAAAACTGAAAGAATTATTGCCTAAACAGCAATTCCAGATCGCGATACAAGCAGCTATTGGCGCAAAAGTCATTGCTCGTGAAAACATCAGTGCGATGCGTAAGGATGTAACTGCCAAATGTTATGGTGGTGATATCAGCCGTAAGCGAAAACTGTTGGAAAAGCAAAAAGAAGGGAAGAAGCGTATGCGCCAAATTGGAAACGTAGAAGTGCCTCAGGAAGCGTTTTTGGCGGTACTTAAATTAGACTAA